In Pelmatolapia mariae isolate MD_Pm_ZW unplaced genomic scaffold, Pm_UMD_F_2 NODE_ptg000548l+_length_29852_cov_1, whole genome shotgun sequence, the DNA window AGCAAGATCAGACTGGCGCGTAAGCCGGCGAAGCGGGCAACACGCCAGGGGAGCACAGCCAGAAACCGCAGGTCAAGATAGGTATgtgatctatctatctatcccaGCCGCCCCGTGCTGTCGACAGACAGGGAGGGGAGCTGGCAGCCTAGCCTGCTGAAGTGGAGGGCTGAGCAAGGCGACGACCCGAAGGTCCACCCCCAGCACCGCCACTACGTGCTGTCCACAGACAGAAGAGCCTCAAGAGTGAACACTTGGGGTCAGACACAAAGTCCCAGCTACTGGGCGTCCCCGTGCTGGTAAGTCCATGTCACACAGGCAAAGCACCAACAGGGAGCCAGCATAGCAGGCTGGGGAGCTCTCACTCACTGGCTGCAGTGGCAGACATAGCGAGGTCTGACAAGCGCAAACCCGCGGCATGCGGGTAGAGTGACGGAATGCCAGAAAGCACGGGCAGTCAGCTAGGACGAGCCCGTGTGCAGGCTCACCAAAAATCCCCAGCTGGTAGCCGGCGAATGCGGGCAACACGCTGGGGAACACAGCTTGCAGCCGCAGCAGCACATATGCCAGACAAAGACTGGCTAAAGAGGCTGGAGAACACACATTCGCTGGCTGAGGTATCAGACACAGCGAGGTCAGACTGCCGTGTAAGCCAGTGAATGTGGGCAACACGCCAGGGGAACACAgccagcagctgcagctgctgaagCGGAAGGCCAAGCCAGGGACGAAACCCACAGGTCGCCCCAAGGCCGCGCCTCACTCCAGTGGTAGCCAGAGGGGATGGAACTCCTTCAACATCCACCTCACGATAATCAGCCTCCACTGGCCCAGGCCTGAGAGGCGGGACCGGTGTCTATTTAAGCGTTATCCTCAGcatgtttgcactaagtaccgcagccatttcctaatgttgtaaacctgctcaacatttggcaataaaaccctttctgattctgattctgattctcaACTGCCTGCAACCAGGCCAACCAGGCAGCAGCGGCACCTTAGACAGGAGGCGCTGAGGCTACGGGATAGCATCAATCTTGATGGGACCACTCTGCTTGATGGGACCTCAGGGCTAATTCCCACACCCGGTATGCTCCAATCAAGAGCTGAAGGGACTCATCTCGCCCAACACTGTTCCCGgggaccagcagggggcagcccAGGGACAGGTGGGCAACACCGGAGGAGAGGATGGAAGCTTCTGCAACATCCGCCACCTGAAAGTCAACCTCTACCCCTCTACCAGCCCAGGCCTCACAGAGGCGGAGCCATGGGAGGAACGCTTTGGGAGGGGCCAGCAGTGAATCAGCAACAGGTGTGGGAGGGGACCCAGCCCATGGCCAGCCTAGCTGGCTCTTGTCACAGCAGTGGCAGCCATGTTTCAGCCATGTAGCCTGCTCTCTCATTTTTGGAGGCAGGAGAAGGGGGAGGGGCAGGCCATTTAATGCTTTCAAAAGACCAAGCACGGTCTGCCTAGTTCGTGCTGGCAACAAAACAGTGCATGCAAGCGTCAGCTTCTTTAGCCAGCACAGCATGCTCTAGGCTGGTTTAATGTAGTTATCTATTTCCCCTTTGCACAGCAACACTGCTCGTGCCTATCGTCAAAAGGCAAAATTGCCGTACACAGACATGTTTGGGACGTGTGGGCTGGCATACTTCTGCTACCAAGCAAGGGAGAGGGGGCACATGCTAACCAGGAAGTGCTAACAGGTAGTCGGCACTAGCCGCAACCTGAATTcccctttcactgtttattagCTTCTGCGTCACAGTGCTGACAGGTAAAAACATATGCTTGGAACTCTGACACATTTCCCAAATGTAGCTGAACTACGAGCGGAGCGCTGCTGGCCGCGTTAACTCGCGAGCTGCGGGCGACATGCCAGACAGGCTAACCGGCTAGAATGCTACTCGTAGCCTAATTCCCCACTGTTCATTCCCCACAGTGTTAAGCAGGCCAACAGTGAACGCTTGGAACGCTGAAGCCTTATCCCCTCTGTGTTTACATACACTGCAGCCGAGCTGCACAGTGCCCAGGCGACAGCGTATGCTTGAACGCTGAAGCCGTGTCCCTGCTGTGTTTGCTCACTGTAGCAGAGCTGCTTGCTAGCCGGCAGCCGCACAGCGTGGTCCGACCGGCGCATAAgcctattttttgaggcgaaaAGCCGGGGGAAGGGAGACCAACCAAGGGGAACCAAGTGTCAGCTAAGGGGAACCAAGCTAATGGATACCAGGGCATACCAGGGGAATACTGGGGAATACCAGGGGAGAGGGAGCACCCACGGAGGATGCCGAAGCATGCTCCTGACGGACGCACATACATACAGCACTCTCAaggtacgcacacacacacacaagtggaGATCAAACGATCACCGGTGTCAcatctgcacagctgttttatacgTGAGCTGTGGGGCGTAGCTGGGTGTGCCGGagtgtcttaaagaaatatccacACACCATGAACAAGGGGGGTTGTACACCatacatatggaatatgtaactgtgtggagagatagtctcgaTATGCTAGAGAACAAGCTTTATTCACAGGGAGTGCAGGATTCAACAGGAATGGAGATGGCATACACAGAAACTCAGGAAACTCTAAACAGGGAAAACTaatgaaactgaactgaaacctGAATGCATAGGCACACACGTAGAGAGAAAGTTCAGGGAGAAATGCAGGGAGGAAACATGGGGAGACAACATagacgaaccagcaacaagcagaagaaaacaaagggcttatatacacataggagcaatcagggaataggagaaaggagggaaacacagctgggagaaatcagagctgacaagacaaggggaagcaaaaccagaaacACTACACAAAGGGCAGGGACTATCTAAGTAAAGCTGTCACAGTTAGCAGGACAAACCACGTGGAATTATTAAAGGACACAAGATGCAGGCATTACTGAAGTGAGGGAGCTTTTTTAATGGAGAGGGAACACACAAAAAGGCAAGGGTGGCAAAAACAGAACtgagaaaacctaaactgggaaaactaagcaaaaacaaaccttgAAACAGAGATGCAGGGAGACACAGGAAAATGACGCAGGAAAAGTACACAGAATGACAGATGGAGAttacacagacgaaccagcaactaacAGAGACAAAAAGGAAACATAACCGACGCGGACTTGACTAGGAGGGAACAGCAACCAAGgaacaaagaaacagaaacctacaactgctcaaagaagtcctgccattaattaatgcttcaatcttaaatatgatcaacctatctcttaTAATCgtctatgtaccacaggccttcaagctggctgtagttaaacctttacttaaaaagccatctctagacccaactgtcttagctaattatagaccaatctccaaccttcctttcatatcaaaaatccttgaaagagtagttgtcaaacagctaacagatcatctgcagaggaatggcttatttgaagagtttcagtcaggtttcagagctcatcacagcacagaaacagctttagtgaaggttacaaatgatcttcttatggcctctgacagtggactcatctctgtgcttgtcctgataaacctcagtgcagcgttcgatactgttgaccataatatcctattagagcgattagaacatgctgtaggtattacaggtactgcgctgcagtggtttgtatcatatccatctaatagactccaatttgtacatgtaaatgaagagtcctcttcacacactaaggtcaactatggtgttccacagggttccgtgctaggaccaattctgtttacattatacatgcttcccttaggcagtatcattagaagacatagtataaattttcactgctatgctgatgacacccaactttatctgtccatgaagccagataacacacaccaaatagttaaactgcaggaatgtcttaaagacataaagacctggatggccgctaactttctgcttcttaattcagataaaactgaggttattgtactcggccctgaaaatcttagaaatatggtatctaaccagattcttactctggatggcattaccttgggctccagtaacactgtgaggaaccttggagtgaTTTTcaaccaggacatgtccttcaatgtacatattaaacacatatgtaggactgctttcttccatttctaaaattagaaatatcctgtctcagagtgacgctgaaaaactagtttatgtatttattacttctaggctggactactgtaattcattattattaggatgtcctaaaaactccctgaaaagccttcagttaatccaaaatgctgcagcaagagtactgacagggactagaaagagagagcatatttctcctgttttggctcccttcattggcttcctgttaaatccagaattgaattcaaaatcctgctcctcacatacaaggtcttaaataatcaggccctttcttatcttaatgaccttgtagtaccatatcaccctattagagcacttcgctctcagactgcaggcttacttgttgttcctagagtatttaaaagtagaatgggaggaagagccttcagttttcaggcccctcttctgtggaaccagcttctagtttggattcgggagacagacactatctctacttttaagatcaggcttaaagctttgctttttgctaaagcatatagttagggctggaccaggtgaccctgaatcctcccttagttatgctgcaataggcataggctgctgggggactcccatgatgcattgggtTTTTCCTTTCCAATCACCTTTCTCACACACTATgggttaatagacctctctgcattgaatcgtacctgctattaatctctgtctctcttccacagcatgtcttcattctgtcttccttctctcaccccaacatgtcgcagcagatggccccgcccctccctgagcctggttctgccggaggtttcttcctgttaaaagggagtttttccttcccactgtcgccaaagtgcttgctcataggaggtcatttgattgttggggttttctctgtatctattattgtagggtctaccttacaatataaaacgccttgaggcgactgttgttgtgatttggcgctatataaataaaattgaattgaattgattaaACCTGCAACTGTTGACCTGTTGACTGAAACATTTTCCCAGTGTATCACTAAGGTATACATTGTTCTGACTGTctaaatgttttttatattctATAGATTAATttaacactttttcttttttatctcaGCAAATTTTACACAAAGTGTTAGTGAACTATGGGCACAAACTCTAGACATTATTTCTGCATGACCCAGCATACCTCACTTATATGTCATTTGCTTTCAAACTCTACATATCTCCTTTCCCTCTTTCTCAAATAAACCCTCATCTCTCACCGGCTCACCAGCAatgaccaaaaacaaacacgagCACAACTTTTCTTCACGTCAGACACACATATCTGCAGAATAACCAGTCTAAACAGAGTTATCAGTGCAGCTGGCAGACTGGAACGACTCAGAGAATCATGAGACAGGAAACTTATTTTGTGTGTGGCTCTGCTATTGTTTTATAGTGCGTGACTTGATATCAGACTATTTATGCAAACAatgtatttcttaatttttaagATTATGAAACGGCCGCTTTGGGAGACTTGAATGTATTAATACTTTATTTCCTTTAAAGGCCACAAAGTCTgcaggaaaacatttaaaacccCCATCGTGTCAGGCTGTTAATTAAATCTAGATTTGGTCAAGGTCAACAATAACttgttaaaatttatttataataaaggATATTAAATGATTGTTCTGATATGAAATAATAAGTTAAACCTTTTATGTctccctctagcagaccgttacatggggaaaccttttgaatacaagcgcgctgatccacacaggtgtgcacacgggtgttcactgttcatagacataaactacacctttcttggctgctacttcaaagcacattgtgcactgttggtcctgcgtgctgcacaacaacattcaatatttagtatttactgctgtttacacttagctagattaatgcgatggtgttgtgtttagtatgttgctttgtttttttttgcttgttttctcttctttttctctcaacaggttatccaggagattttttttttctttctctttttaagtgccctttctcactgtccctcttcccctctgtttttcttttccttcatctttctttctccctttcctatcccccagtctgtcccgtctgtaacaactgaaaataaaataaaataaaataaataataacaacaaaggtcgatcaaatggaccaaaacggcaaggccgtgatgatccatttggcaaagtaaatccaCTGGGtttccttgttggtcttcagacaacaattctgacggctaaagaaccaaatgggacaggcaaaaaaaaaaaaaaaaacttttatgtCTGGAGTTTATCGTTGCACGTGTGAGGGTACGTGCCATTTGTGTGTGCAGGATACATCCTAATGTCAGCATCTCCTGTCTGTGTGGTGTTGGTGTCTGGAGCTGGACGTGTTATCACTACAGAGCAGGGATGATAAGAAATACACTGTGTAGGCCAAGCATGGATATGTCGCTGTCCTTACTATGACTGTTCATAGTGGCGCTTGCTATCCCCAAGTAGCTGGTTTAAAGTAGGACCACATTTACTGATAAAAATTTAGCTTCCCGAGAGTTTTATATAATTTCAggatattaaaaatgtaatgagtCTGGGAAGTGAATGAAATTTTATATTTCGACTTTAGGGCCACAAATTAAACTAATGTATTGGGGTTaagccaaaataaaataaataaataaaagtgctgTAGAATTAAGTAAATGGGTAAAATTCCAACAGAGTCTTAAGAAGTTGTGTTAAATCAAGTTAAATTCTTTCTAACAACCTTTTTTAATAGTCGAACGCTTCTTTTCTGTATGCAGGCTATGATTTAAGCTATGCTTAAGCAAACTTAAACAAAGCCTTCATTCTTTTTACATCTACATTGTTTGTGCAGCAGGCCGAAGGAAGATTATGAGGGGACAGATTTATGAGGAGATGGATCAAGGAGTGTGCAAGAGAAGCAACCCAGCTGCATCTAATCAAAATCAGGAAAAGTCATCTAGTTCAAATTGGCACCGAATATTTATTATAATATGAATTCAGAAAAGTTACATGATATCCAGTTACATGAAGTGTATTAGAAGAGTTGAGGGTTTATATTACATATTTTGTTAAGTAAATTAACTTCAAGTCACTTTTCATATTCTAAAAATGTGTCCACTGTGTGGAGATGTTATTATTTGCATGGCTTTCGTTATGGAAATTAACACATATGCATATGAGAATTATCGCCAAAACTTTctacagtgtgttttttttctcaccacttgcaatgttgatggTTTGATCTCCAGCCCACTCGTACACATTTAGTAGAACCTGTAGTTACAGTGAAGAGATGCTATGTTAGTCATGTCTTCACTTTCCCTTTACCAGTTGATACATTTCAGCACCCCTCACCCGGCATATCCATCACATTCTCTctgtcccacacacacacacaaaaaagggtGCTATAATTATCCTCATACACTTACCTCATCCATTTTCTCAAGTCGAAGGCAGTGAGACATCGTATTAATTcataaagacaagaaataaATCTGCAAACACATTCAAACAACCAGTCAGACTCTTTGCCAGTGCAAGTTATCACTTTATTcataaaagatgaaaaacaaattacAGAGAATTTTGAAATATGATAACTAAATTATAAGATAAATACATAACTTTGATGTGTAAAGTTTGTAGTGCAAACAAACCTACAAACGTcaacaagtgaaaaaaatgtGTCGATAACAGTCTGGTGACGGCATCTTTACTGGAAGCCACAATGCCACAGAGAGCATCTGCCAAGTTTATGGTCACATAGTCATTTGCCCCTAATCCATTAGCAATGTGATCTTCATTCCAGAAGCTGTGAGACTTCTCAGTGCATAATGGACAAGAACAGTTATTGTAGCACCTTAATTACTGACACTTACTGACACCGTCACTATCAATGCCTGACATCATGCCAAAGTATTTATACCTACATTTCTATATCTATACTCCATACTGGTACTCAGGTTGTTGCactctatttattttatttgtattactTTAATACTTGCATTTATAACACTCAGGTTGTTGCACTCtatttatttgtattacttattacttgttattttgtttttctttttattctgtttccttgttattctgtttcttttcactCCGGGACCGTGTGCACGTAATTTCGTTCCACCTCATGTAAACATGTGATGcgaatgacaataaagaatcTGTGAATCCTTGAAGGTTCAGGTCGTGTCAAGGAGAAGGTAAGCAGCTGAATACGTTTCTGACTCGAGTTCCTTAGATTTCCAGAGAGATGGTGGAGGGAGGGCAGGCAGTCGTCTGTGATGGAAAAGTTACTCCAGGGCGACAAAGCACCGAGCAGAGGTAGAGTAAATCCTTGCTGTGGAGACCAACGTCCAGAGAGATCGAGCAGTTGATGGATGGAGAGGTGGCGTGACGAGGAGATTAAAGCAGAGAGAATCGGGTAAGCAACAACCAATCTTGGCCTAGAACGAGATGATGAAGGCCTGTTACCAACTTGAGTTAGCTGACGAACTGACAGAGAAGAGATTTACTATCTTAAATACTGTCTCACTGATTGCCAGGGATCAGGTTCAGGTGAGCTGTGCAGGTGAGATGAGGAGGACTTTGCCCCCGGGGTGGTTGTGAATGAGAACATGGGAACACTGGAAAACTATGGGCAGCTCACCCAGACCATCACAGCAGTAGATTGATTGTTTCAGTGAGTGTGTCTTTCTGGAGCTTGtgctgtgtttagtgttttCATATGTAAGGTCTTTGATCCATATGTAATCTCTCTATATAATGATGACTCAAACTGGCAAAAATTATTTGAATGTGAAAAAGCAAGACAAGTTTTCTGATGACAATGTGTCCCAAGCCTGACCTCAGTAAATAACATTTgttcaagttaaaaaaaaaaaaaaagcaaagagggACCTAACTGCTGTGACAGTTACAAAGAGGAAATGAAATTTTCCTTAATCCACACTCTGTACCACCCAGTCTTATAAAGCCCCCAGCAGGGAAGATTTAAGAACCATAGAGATATACCCACCAGgacatttattttcatataattattttataCACAAAGACACCAACCATGAGCAGTGATCCTTTAAGAATGCTTAAGAAAAAGTCAGCCACAGAACtacaaactgttttttaaattcttctgAACACATTTACAGGATTCCTGCTCTTGTCTACGAGGGAGAAAGCAAAACTCTTCTCACCTTTGCAGAGCAGAGGAAGACTGTTAATGATGAAACTTGAGAAATGCTGGTTATGAAAACAGGAAAGATTAAAAAGGAATCCTCTAGGAAGACAATAGAGGTAATAttccaaaaaaaccaaaacgttTTTCAATCTGAAATTGCTTTTGATGATACAGTGTTTCTTCTACATgctctattttatttacttctgAACAATATCTTTTTTTAGTGGTCAGAGCTCAAACAGGTGGAAAAGGCACTTATTGATGGACACCGTCCAATGAACCCCTGCTTGGTGTATGACAAGGTCAACAAAAAACCTTTCCTGTTTTTCATCTCTGTTGAACATAATATCACTGAAATGTACCAGAGAGAAAACTGTGACAACAGGACCCGTCTCTGCTTCATCACAAGTGAGGATCTCGGAGAAAATGCTGTCACTGAAAGGGACCAGAATGCATTTAGtctttacttgtgttatctttttttaatatttaaatttgtttgatctgacacatttaagtgtgacaaatatggaaaTCAGGAAGAGGGCAAACATTGTTTTTTACACCGCTGTatgtacaaaataataaaattcagaCATAACAGCTATTAaaagttttcattctggttgtTTTCCTGACATGCATGATGGAAGCCGGTTTTTGCCTATTTAATTTGTTAAGGGAACGGGGGGTGGAGTTCAATGAAACGTGAATCATTTCCTCAGAAATGACCATCGATCTGTGATGAAAACAAAGATCCCTCCCTCATCCACACTCTCTAACAGCCAGCCTATAAAAGTCAAAGCAACATCAAATTTGAGGACCGCAGAGATAAACCCAGCAAGGCTTCTTTATAATTTAATATCCATTTTATACACAAGGACAGGAAACATGGGCTGTGGATGTTCAACAACAGCTCAGCTGCAGAAAAAAACTGTCTTTGAATCTAAAAAAGCTGATAAAAAGGTTTACAGGATTCCTGCTCTTCTGTATGAGAAAggaagtaaaactttatttgccTTTGCAGAGCAGAGGAAGACTTCAGATGATGCCAGCGCAGAAAAGCTGGTtatgaaaacaggaaacatcaAGGAGAAATGCTGTCAGAAGACGGTTGAGGTAATAGTGATAATCAGCCATTTCAGTTCTAAATTACTTGTTAATTACGCTACTGTTTTGaactgttgtgttttatttacttcTGAACAATCTGTCTTTTAGTGGTCAGAGCTCAAACAGGTGGAAAAGGCACTTATTAAAGGATACCGTCCAATGAACCCCTGCCCGGTGTATGACAAGGTCAACAATAcacttttcctgtttttcatctgtgttgaagacggcatcactgagagtgaCCAAAAAGAAAACTATGACAACAGGACCCGTCTCTGCTACATCACAAGTGAGGATCTTGGAGAAACCTGGAGCGATGTGACCGATTTGACTGACAAActgagtgaaataaaaaaatggtcCACATTTGCCGTTGGGCCAGGCCACGGGATTCAAACAGAGAGTGGTAGACTGATTATCCCAGTTTATGCTTATACTCACTGCAAACCAAGTAGTAAACCATATGCACTCTCATTGTATAGTAATGATCATGGTAATAACTGGAAATTTGGTGAACTGTTTAAAACATTATCAGTTGAGTGTGAAATGGCTGAACTTTCCAAAGACCACATCTACTGCAATGCCCGTAATGAAAAAGGCTATCGAGTGGAAGCAGTCAGTGATGATAATGgagttaacttcaccattctcGATCCTGGAGACAAGCTTGTGGAAACTGTTTCCCCAAAAGCTAAAGGCTGTCAGGGAAGTGTGATCTCCTTCCCAGCTCAACCAGAAGGTGACCCAAGccagaaccaaaacaaatggCTGCTGTTCACGCACCCAACCAGTAAGACAGACAGAGTTGAGTTAGGAGTGTATCTGAACAACTCCCCACCTGATCCAAAGGTGGTCCAGGGTTTGCTCCATTGGAGCAAACCCTGGATCATTAATAATGGACCCAGTGGTTACTCAGACCTGGCTTACATTGATGATGGCTGGTTTGCATGTCTGTTTGAGTGTGGGCAGCAGGAAATACATGAGCAGATAGCCTCTGTTGTCTTTCACTACAAGAACGTCCAGGAAGGCATTGAAAAGATgtcaaataactgaaaaaagaaaaaaagtgttttatatGCCATTTATTGGTTTGTATGTTCAAATgagaaataaataattatagtaGGATCCTTTAAACATCCAATTTTTATTGGTGAATCTGAATATAAGAGTGTGATTAAATATTCAGTGATTATCTTCATAAACATTAAGTGCTCTGTTTCTCTCTTAACGTAATGTTAGTCTTGTAATAATGGTTGTGTATGAATGCAATGTTAGCGTAGAAAATAAAAGATATTTCTGTAATAttcactcttctttttttcttttcccagcAACAGAAATTAATAAAGAATTCTCAACGTCATGCTTAAAGTTTGATGGTTTCAACTGAAtcacttgtttttattgttgttgttgtaataaGTCATTAATTAAACTGCTCAGTCActgataaaatg includes these proteins:
- the LOC134623305 gene encoding sialidase-3-like, encoding MGCGCSTTAQLQKKTVFESKKADKKVYRIPALLYEKGSKTLFAFAEQRKTSDDASAEKLVMKTGNIKEKCCQKTVEWSELKQVEKALIKGYRPMNPCPVYDKVNNTLFLFFICVEDGITESDQKENYDNRTRLCYITSEDLGETWSDVTDLTDKLSEIKKWSTFAVGPGHGIQTESGRLIIPVYAYTHCKPSSKPYALSLYSNDHGNNWKFGELFKTLSVECEMAELSKDHIYCNARNEKGYRVEAVSDDNGVNFTILDPGDKLVETVSPKAKGCQGSVISFPAQPEGDPSQNQNKWLLFTHPTSKTDRVELGVYLNNSPPDPKVVQGLLHWSKPWIINNGPSGYSDLAYIDDGWFACLFECGQQEIHEQIASVVFHYKNVQEGIEKMSNN